The following proteins are encoded in a genomic region of Spirosoma sp. SC4-14:
- a CDS encoding NAD(P)H-binding protein — translation MSKETIAIIGCGWVGLPLAEQLVQNGYRVIGSTTSVEKIDLLQKKAIVAYQLQLNPEPIGDLDALLEANTLIIDIPPKAARLGNDFHPRQIRAVANAVRQSPISHVIYVSSTSVYPELNRVLVEDDVFAPEQSASPAMTKAEELVRELSQSVTIVRCGGLMGYDRIPGKYVAGKTVDSGAVPVNYLHRDDAVGILQRVVREKISGVFNAVAPEHPSREAIYRKSCADFGYAMPTFVEPDKPVNYKIISSDKLIELAHYQFLYPNPLQFYYTV, via the coding sequence ATGAGTAAAGAAACGATTGCAATCATTGGTTGCGGATGGGTTGGTTTGCCTTTAGCCGAACAGCTCGTGCAAAATGGCTACCGGGTAATTGGCAGCACAACATCAGTCGAAAAAATAGACTTGTTGCAAAAGAAAGCAATAGTGGCTTATCAATTGCAGTTAAATCCTGAACCAATTGGCGATTTGGATGCCCTTCTAGAAGCCAACACGCTTATAATTGATATTCCTCCTAAAGCGGCTCGCCTGGGCAATGATTTTCATCCGCGGCAAATTCGGGCAGTAGCCAATGCTGTCAGGCAATCGCCGATTAGTCATGTTATTTACGTAAGCTCAACATCCGTTTATCCCGAACTAAACCGTGTTCTGGTCGAAGACGATGTTTTCGCTCCCGAACAGTCGGCTTCCCCTGCTATGACAAAGGCGGAGGAGCTTGTTCGGGAACTCTCGCAATCGGTAACCATAGTTCGGTGCGGGGGCTTAATGGGCTACGATCGGATTCCGGGTAAATATGTAGCCGGGAAAACGGTCGATAGTGGAGCCGTGCCGGTTAATTACCTGCATCGCGACGACGCCGTTGGCATCCTGCAAAGGGTTGTTAGGGAAAAGATAAGCGGGGTTTTTAACGCTGTAGCGCCGGAACACCCAAGCCGGGAAGCTATTTACCGAAAAAGCTGTGCTGATTTCGGCTATGCCATGCCTACATTCGTTGAGCCAGACAAGCCGGTCAATTATAAGATTATCAGTTCCGATAAGTTAATCGAGCTAGCCCATTACCAGTTTCTATACCCCAATCCACTTCAGTTCTATTACACCGTATAA
- a CDS encoding acetyltransferase gives MENPVLIFGAGNLGMTALDLFQRNNVVVYGLLDDKKELHGKEFGDVSVLGDTDDDGFLKLIGHKCEAFVAISDSRVRKRLVKMLNERRKVQPVNAIHDTAVVSQMATLGHGNLIAARAVINPFAELGQHCIVQSGAIIESQAKLGDYVQVGTGSLISSHVTIEEGAFIGAGATIVAGLTIGKNARIGAGSVVIESVGAGETVFGNPAKKL, from the coding sequence ATGGAAAATCCAGTGCTGATTTTTGGGGCAGGAAACCTGGGAATGACCGCTTTAGACTTATTTCAACGCAATAATGTTGTTGTTTATGGGCTGCTCGACGACAAAAAGGAGCTACACGGTAAAGAGTTTGGCGATGTATCGGTGTTGGGAGATACGGATGACGATGGCTTTCTGAAACTGATTGGCCATAAGTGCGAAGCTTTCGTGGCCATTAGTGATAGTCGTGTTCGGAAACGATTGGTAAAAATGCTCAACGAACGCCGGAAGGTGCAACCCGTAAATGCGATTCATGATACGGCAGTTGTATCACAAATGGCTACATTGGGGCATGGTAATCTGATTGCAGCCCGAGCCGTCATAAACCCATTTGCCGAACTAGGCCAGCATTGTATTGTTCAGTCGGGAGCTATTATCGAAAGCCAGGCTAAACTAGGCGACTATGTACAGGTCGGAACCGGCAGTTTGATCAGTAGCCACGTGACCATCGAAGAAGGGGCTTTTATTGGCGCAGGAGCCACGATCGTGGCTGGATTGACCATTGGTAAGAATGCCCGCATTGGTGCAGGTTCTGTGGTCATAGAAAGTGTTGGCGCGGGAGAAACCGTATTTGGCAATCCGGCCAAAAAACTGTAG
- a CDS encoding outer membrane beta-barrel protein: MLKIMASILLLASVSGAQAATDSPADSLVIRFANRTRMVIYAPDKAGIQALLNYDLNKIVREMSMKLDSVPNGKTAVSEGGDRYLKDTVLVVTKKKDGITIVINSDSARTDSIRHRRDYEKSSVRRGINSWSRSVDFQIGLNTFINQSTLPAYPTDIYSLKPLGSRYFAVAFSQRPTLIKGKRARLSLYYAIEGSWNNYMFDNNVVARKGATQLEFEQYPEQLKKSKLTTFALQVPVVPRVSFYNAAGRKVFHLGVGGFIGYRLDSYTKIKRPNNDKVHDHASYYLNDFRYGLVGHIGIVRTSLFVKYDLNPVFQTGKGPDVRTLSFGIIF, from the coding sequence ATGCTGAAAATAATGGCTTCGATCCTGTTGCTGGCTTCTGTTTCGGGGGCTCAGGCAGCAACTGACTCCCCGGCCGACTCATTGGTAATCCGCTTCGCTAATCGCACGCGAATGGTTATCTACGCGCCGGATAAAGCAGGGATTCAGGCACTGCTCAACTACGATCTGAACAAGATTGTACGAGAAATGAGCATGAAGCTGGATTCGGTTCCTAATGGTAAAACGGCCGTATCCGAGGGGGGAGACCGCTACTTAAAAGATACCGTACTGGTTGTTACGAAAAAAAAAGACGGGATAACAATTGTAATTAATAGTGATAGTGCCCGCACGGATTCAATACGGCATCGGCGCGATTATGAAAAATCGAGCGTTCGGAGAGGCATTAATTCGTGGTCGCGCAGTGTCGATTTTCAGATTGGTTTGAATACGTTTATAAATCAATCGACACTACCGGCCTATCCAACTGATATTTATTCCCTGAAACCGCTCGGATCGCGTTATTTTGCCGTCGCATTTTCGCAACGGCCAACCCTTATCAAAGGAAAGCGGGCACGGCTTAGTCTGTATTATGCCATTGAGGGCTCCTGGAATAATTATATGTTCGATAACAATGTGGTTGCCCGAAAAGGCGCAACCCAACTGGAGTTTGAACAATATCCTGAGCAGTTGAAAAAAAGCAAACTAACCACATTTGCGCTACAAGTTCCGGTTGTGCCGCGGGTGAGTTTTTACAATGCCGCAGGCCGTAAGGTATTTCATTTAGGGGTGGGCGGTTTCATTGGCTACCGACTCGATAGCTACACGAAAATTAAACGCCCCAATAACGATAAAGTACACGATCATGCCAGCTACTACCTGAATGATTTTCGGTATGGTTTAGTAGGACACATTGGTATTGTTCGGACGAGTCTATTTGTAAAATACGATTTGAATCCCGTTTTCCAGACAGGCAAAGGCCCCGACGTGCGGACATTAAGTTTTGGGATTATATTTTAG
- a CDS encoding sigma-70 family RNA polymerase sigma factor — translation MLRLIPFFTTESQLIAALKRGESRAHKVVYERFAGKMLAVCTRYCANRADAEEVMLDGFMRVFEKIDQFREDGSFEGWIRRIMVTESLMFLRKTKQWRQEISIDETTVEPDYEWADTAVNENDLLRIVNQLPDGYRTIFNLYAIEGYAHAEIAQMLGISEGTSKSQLSRARILLQTSLKKLEQEPGRRLQTETYEKTYRNTANR, via the coding sequence ATGCTTCGACTTATACCGTTTTTTACGACCGAATCGCAGTTGATAGCTGCATTGAAGCGTGGCGAAAGCCGGGCTCACAAAGTCGTGTATGAACGGTTTGCTGGCAAAATGCTGGCAGTATGCACACGCTATTGTGCTAATCGGGCCGATGCCGAAGAAGTTATGCTGGACGGGTTTATGCGTGTTTTCGAAAAAATCGATCAATTTCGGGAAGATGGTAGTTTTGAAGGCTGGATTCGCCGAATCATGGTGACCGAATCACTAATGTTTTTGCGAAAAACGAAGCAGTGGCGACAGGAAATATCTATTGACGAAACAACTGTCGAACCTGATTACGAGTGGGCCGATACGGCCGTAAATGAAAACGATTTACTACGGATTGTAAATCAATTGCCCGACGGCTATCGAACAATCTTTAACCTCTATGCCATAGAAGGCTATGCTCATGCCGAAATTGCGCAAATGCTGGGTATTTCGGAAGGAACATCGAAATCGCAGTTGAGCCGGGCCCGCATTCTCTTACAAACGAGTTTGAAAAAATTGGAACAGGAGCCGGGACGCCGTCTCCAGACCGAAACCTATGAAAAAACCTACCGAAACACCGCCAATCGATGA
- a CDS encoding GDP-L-fucose synthase has product MEKQARIYVAGHRGMVGSAITRKLHAEGYENIITRTSSELDLRNQAAVIDFFTEEKPDYVFLAAAKVGGILANNIYRAEFLYDNLMIEANIIHSAYETGVKKLLFLGSSCIYPKLAPQPLKEDYLLSGYLEPTNEPYAIAKITGIKLCEAYRNQYGCNFISAMPTNLYGPNDNYDLQGSHVLPALIRKFHEAKINNLPSVEVWGTGSPRREFLHADDLADACFYLMQQYNDELFVNIGTGEDVTIRELAEMVKETVGFEGELRWNTEKPDGTPRKLMDVSRLHAMGWKHATELKEGLERTYQDFLANEVLYVE; this is encoded by the coding sequence GTGGAAAAACAGGCTCGCATTTACGTTGCCGGACACCGGGGGATGGTCGGCTCAGCTATTACTCGCAAATTACATGCCGAGGGATACGAAAACATTATTACCCGCACTTCATCTGAACTAGATTTGCGTAATCAGGCCGCCGTAATTGACTTCTTTACCGAAGAAAAACCCGATTATGTCTTTTTGGCAGCGGCTAAAGTTGGTGGTATCCTGGCCAACAATATTTACCGGGCCGAATTCCTGTACGACAATCTGATGATTGAGGCCAACATTATTCATAGCGCTTATGAAACAGGCGTTAAGAAGCTGTTGTTCCTTGGCTCATCGTGTATTTATCCAAAGTTAGCGCCACAACCGCTAAAAGAAGACTATTTGTTGAGCGGCTACCTGGAACCGACCAACGAACCATACGCCATTGCCAAAATTACGGGCATTAAACTTTGTGAAGCTTATCGCAACCAATATGGGTGTAACTTCATTTCGGCTATGCCAACCAATTTGTATGGCCCAAATGATAACTACGATTTGCAGGGCTCACACGTACTGCCTGCACTGATCCGGAAATTCCACGAAGCTAAAATCAACAATCTGCCTTCGGTTGAGGTATGGGGCACGGGTTCGCCACGTCGCGAGTTTCTCCATGCCGACGATCTGGCCGATGCCTGTTTCTATCTGATGCAACAGTATAACGACGAGTTGTTTGTCAACATCGGAACTGGCGAGGATGTAACTATTCGCGAACTGGCCGAGATGGTTAAGGAAACCGTTGGTTTTGAAGGTGAACTCCGCTGGAATACCGAAAAGCCCGACGGTACACCCCGCAAATTAATGGATGTGTCGCGATTACATGCGATGGGCTGGAAACATGCCACCGAGCTGAAAGAAGGCCTGGAGCGAACTTATCAGGATTTTCTGGCTAACGAAGTTTTGTATGTAGAGTAG
- a CDS encoding tetratricopeptide repeat protein, with protein MNVRMNLVQLGLVILPLWVTAQPKQLITSVRSNSDRPAGSAASSKEQSVSKREPTTDTATPETLESLNILPLFGERAKTAEQIDLEIHFLNDCDRNFASRSEASDFFAARGWDYITNGQLDTAAYRFNLAWLLNNKNSDAYWGLGVVCYQKENLPDAIRMLKRGLAVADTNTILMTDLATVQIKHYQNKADTTDLIEAEQILQKSLSISPDNAVAYQKLSLVNFLKADYDKAWEYFHQARTLDMSVLDLHYLNDLLVKRPDPKGVFK; from the coding sequence ATGAACGTTCGGATGAATCTGGTGCAATTGGGTTTGGTCATCTTGCCTTTATGGGTAACGGCCCAGCCCAAACAGCTTATTACGTCTGTACGGTCCAACTCCGATCGGCCAGCAGGCAGCGCTGCATCCAGTAAAGAACAGAGCGTCTCTAAAAGGGAACCTACCACTGATACTGCAACCCCCGAAACGCTCGAATCTCTAAATATTTTACCCCTATTTGGCGAACGCGCTAAAACCGCCGAACAAATCGATCTGGAAATTCATTTTCTGAATGACTGCGACCGCAATTTTGCAAGCCGGTCGGAAGCCAGCGATTTCTTTGCGGCCCGTGGCTGGGATTATATCACAAATGGGCAGTTAGACACGGCGGCTTATCGGTTCAATCTGGCGTGGCTGCTCAATAATAAAAACTCAGATGCCTATTGGGGACTAGGGGTTGTTTGCTATCAGAAAGAAAACCTGCCCGATGCGATTCGGATGTTGAAGAGAGGATTGGCCGTAGCTGATACGAATACTATATTAATGACTGATCTGGCTACGGTTCAGATCAAACATTATCAAAATAAAGCAGATACCACCGATTTAATAGAAGCAGAACAAATTCTGCAAAAATCGCTGTCGATTAGCCCCGACAATGCCGTAGCATATCAAAAACTTTCACTGGTAAATTTCCTGAAAGCTGATTACGATAAAGCCTGGGAGTATTTTCATCAGGCCCGAACGCTCGATATGTCGGTGTTAGACCTTCATTACCTGAACGATCTGCTGGTCAAACGACCCGATCCAAAAGGCGTATTCAAATAA
- a CDS encoding DUF420 domain-containing protein: METLQPVQEQKANRVINILSLAIPIAVAILLGIRQKVDLGNWTTYLPHINGIINSITSVLLLMGFYFIRQKNIEAHKRIMLTAFALGSLFLVSYVLYHLTNESTPYGGQGWIRPVYYVLLISHIVLSVVVVWFVLRAVYFAISGQILKHKQTVKYAFPIWLYVSITGVIVYLMIKPYYIH; this comes from the coding sequence ATGGAAACATTGCAGCCAGTTCAGGAGCAAAAAGCCAATCGAGTTATTAACATTCTATCATTAGCTATCCCCATAGCAGTAGCAATATTGTTAGGGATTCGTCAAAAAGTTGATCTGGGCAACTGGACTACTTATTTACCGCACATTAATGGCATTATCAACTCCATTACATCGGTTCTGTTGCTGATGGGCTTTTACTTCATCAGGCAAAAAAATATTGAAGCTCATAAACGAATTATGCTGACAGCCTTTGCGCTGGGTTCGCTATTTCTGGTGAGTTATGTGCTTTATCACCTTACCAACGAATCGACCCCGTATGGTGGTCAGGGCTGGATTCGACCGGTCTATTATGTTCTGTTAATCTCCCATATCGTATTGTCGGTAGTTGTGGTCTGGTTTGTGTTGCGCGCTGTTTATTTTGCCATCAGTGGTCAAATCCTGAAGCATAAGCAGACGGTTAAATATGCATTTCCTATTTGGTTATACGTTAGTATTACCGGCGTTATCGTTTATTTGATGATAAAGCCCTATTATATTCATTAA
- a CDS encoding DUF983 domain-containing protein, translating to MKNVSKLQAALNGLCPRCRQGKVFKKPFYSIRGFDDMYEHCPHCGLRYEVEPGYFIGAMYVSYAISGGVALITGFILFYLAGDPEGWVYASVIAPLMVLIAPVNFRISRVIWLHYVAGIKYIKGL from the coding sequence ATGAAAAACGTCTCGAAATTACAAGCCGCATTAAACGGGCTTTGTCCTAGGTGCAGGCAGGGGAAAGTATTTAAAAAGCCCTTTTATTCGATTAGAGGTTTCGACGATATGTATGAGCATTGCCCCCACTGTGGGCTACGCTACGAAGTTGAACCGGGTTATTTCATTGGGGCAATGTATGTAAGCTATGCCATCTCAGGTGGGGTAGCGTTAATTACGGGCTTCATTCTCTTTTATTTGGCCGGAGATCCTGAAGGTTGGGTGTATGCAAGCGTAATTGCGCCACTAATGGTACTGATTGCTCCGGTGAATTTTCGAATATCCAGAGTAATATGGCTCCATTATGTTGCTGGAATCAAGTATATTAAGGGACTTTAG
- a CDS encoding SCO family protein, with translation MTATQKAGILLATLLVPALLYLFLRFGTENHYVLPRYLPKIDSTTGEPLMSKVKLADGEEVVDTVFNHIPPFQLLDQNGKTVDQSIVKNKIYVADFFFTRCGTICPKLSSQLTRVQDIFRDNPNIVFLSYTIDPEHDRPEQLREYARKYEAIPGKWYFLTGNKAEIYDLALHGYYLPAIDKNVQDGKPDETFIHSQKLVLVDKQGIVRGFYDGTDKEDVDRLVLEIRVLLDIYGKE, from the coding sequence ATGACGGCCACTCAAAAAGCCGGGATCCTGCTTGCTACGCTGCTGGTCCCGGCTTTGCTGTATCTATTTCTGCGGTTTGGTACCGAGAACCATTACGTACTGCCACGTTACTTACCCAAAATCGACTCAACAACCGGCGAGCCGCTGATGAGTAAGGTAAAACTGGCTGATGGCGAGGAAGTCGTGGACACGGTTTTTAACCATATTCCGCCCTTTCAACTGCTCGATCAGAATGGGAAAACGGTTGATCAGTCGATAGTAAAAAATAAGATCTATGTTGCTGATTTCTTTTTTACACGATGCGGAACAATTTGCCCTAAACTATCGTCGCAACTGACCCGTGTTCAGGATATTTTTCGGGACAATCCGAATATTGTCTTTCTGTCGTATACCATCGACCCAGAGCATGACAGACCTGAGCAACTTAGAGAATATGCCCGAAAGTATGAAGCGATTCCGGGTAAATGGTATTTTCTTACCGGAAACAAAGCCGAAATCTACGATTTGGCCTTACATGGCTATTACCTTCCGGCTATCGACAAGAATGTTCAGGATGGCAAGCCAGACGAAACTTTTATCCACAGCCAAAAGTTGGTATTGGTAGATAAACAGGGCATTGTCAGGGGCTTCTATGACGGAACCGACAAAGAAGACGTTGACCGTCTGGTACTTGAAATCCGCGTTTTACTGGATATTTACGGCAAAGAATAA
- a CDS encoding DEAD/DEAH box helicase yields the protein MEITSFEQFDLNRQLLNAVADLGYTEPTPIQQKTIPLSLGNHDVLGIAQTGTGKTAAYLLPLLMKIKYAQGSTPRALILAPTRELVMQITEAVGQLAKYTDLRYVALYGGLGPKTQIEALRKGIDLVVATPGRFMDLYRISELITKDIRTMVLDEADKMMDMGFMPQIRSILEVIPTKRQNLLFSATFGGRVERLSEEFLEAPIRIEVTPQASTADMVNQVIYEVPNFRTKINLVEHLIRSESFQRVIIFARTKTTAENIYKFLARKVLDPNKVRVIHANKGQNTRINAMDDFKEGNIQVLVATDVAARGIDVAEVSHVINFDVPLIYEDYVHRIGRTGRANRTGEAITFVTMAEDYHVQKIEKIIRMTVPRQPLPTEIEITETPFDEQQAMLREIDEQRRKEDPTFLGAFHEKKEKNMGPGKARSKSKSSGTDTKKTASKSSGGHFTRSTRKPGTAISSAKRSRPRGNRR from the coding sequence ATGGAAATAACTTCTTTCGAGCAATTTGATCTAAACCGGCAGTTACTAAATGCGGTCGCCGATCTTGGCTATACAGAACCAACCCCTATCCAGCAAAAAACCATTCCTCTCAGTTTAGGGAATCACGATGTACTGGGTATTGCCCAAACCGGTACGGGTAAAACGGCGGCTTATCTGCTGCCCTTACTCATGAAAATAAAATACGCTCAGGGCTCAACTCCCCGTGCGTTAATTCTTGCCCCAACCCGAGAGCTGGTTATGCAGATTACTGAAGCGGTAGGTCAACTGGCAAAATATACTGACCTACGCTATGTTGCCCTCTACGGTGGCCTGGGGCCTAAAACTCAAATTGAGGCTCTGCGTAAAGGAATTGATCTTGTGGTGGCAACACCCGGTCGGTTTATGGACCTCTACCGGATAAGTGAGCTAATCACAAAAGACATTCGGACAATGGTTCTCGATGAAGCGGACAAAATGATGGATATGGGGTTTATGCCTCAAATCCGATCTATTCTGGAAGTGATTCCGACAAAACGCCAGAATCTCCTCTTTTCGGCTACGTTTGGCGGGCGGGTTGAGCGACTTTCGGAGGAGTTTCTGGAAGCCCCGATTCGGATTGAAGTGACGCCACAGGCCTCTACTGCCGATATGGTTAATCAGGTAATTTATGAAGTACCTAATTTCCGTACCAAAATCAATCTGGTCGAACATTTGATCCGCAGCGAATCCTTTCAGCGCGTTATCATCTTTGCCCGAACCAAAACCACCGCCGAAAATATTTATAAGTTTCTGGCACGGAAAGTGTTAGATCCCAACAAGGTACGGGTTATCCATGCCAACAAAGGCCAGAACACCCGCATCAATGCCATGGATGATTTCAAGGAAGGAAACATTCAGGTATTAGTTGCAACGGATGTGGCCGCCCGTGGTATTGATGTGGCCGAAGTAAGCCACGTCATCAATTTCGATGTACCGCTGATTTACGAAGATTATGTTCATCGGATTGGTCGTACTGGTCGAGCCAACCGAACCGGTGAAGCCATTACGTTTGTGACAATGGCCGAGGATTATCATGTGCAGAAGATTGAGAAAATCATTCGTATGACAGTTCCTCGCCAACCCTTACCTACTGAAATTGAAATCACAGAAACGCCTTTCGATGAGCAGCAGGCCATGTTGCGGGAAATAGATGAACAACGGCGAAAAGAAGATCCTACGTTTCTGGGAGCCTTTCACGAAAAAAAAGAGAAAAATATGGGCCCTGGCAAAGCTCGTTCAAAGTCAAAGTCGAGTGGAACCGACACCAAAAAAACAGCCTCTAAGTCATCGGGAGGACATTTTACCCGTTCAACGCGTAAGCCAGGAACGGCCATAAGTTCCGCTAAACGATCGCGGCCTCGGGGAAACCGTCGGTAG
- a CDS encoding glycosyltransferase family protein produces MRVLFLVQGEGRGHLTQALSLAQILQTAGHDVIGALVGITDERGVPAFFSEKFTAPITPIFSPGLVYNAGTNELEPFKTTVQAIRYAKPFWRSLKQVRDVIGQQRPDVVVNFYEMLGGLTYALLRPTVPMVCIAHQYFAFHPNFQRPKKQWFYRQAFKINTRLTCFGAEELLALSFDKQADEPSQRLRVVPPLLRQEITDLKPVDGDFLLAYVTQPGLKTELLKAHQQHPTLQMDAFHSGVNVPDQVIDDTLTYHAIDGKRFLDFMSRCKAIVTTAGFESVCEAAYLGKPALMIPQPNHFEQACNAIDGQRAGVGVAADRFDLEQLLAYLPHHDLQVSDRFRSWYAQGYFLFLAALNRAAMAKSKPSGGFFWTRMRHILR; encoded by the coding sequence ATGCGCGTATTATTTCTAGTACAAGGCGAAGGACGCGGCCATTTGACACAAGCGTTGTCGCTAGCCCAAATTCTGCAAACAGCCGGCCACGATGTGATTGGCGCGTTGGTTGGTATCACGGATGAGCGGGGGGTTCCGGCATTTTTCAGTGAAAAATTCACCGCACCCATCACCCCCATTTTTAGCCCGGGCCTGGTCTATAATGCTGGCACAAATGAGCTGGAACCGTTTAAAACAACCGTTCAGGCTATTCGATACGCAAAACCTTTCTGGCGCAGTTTAAAACAGGTTCGCGATGTTATTGGACAACAGCGGCCCGACGTTGTCGTAAATTTCTATGAAATGCTTGGTGGCCTAACCTATGCACTCCTACGGCCAACCGTACCGATGGTATGTATTGCTCACCAGTATTTTGCGTTTCATCCAAACTTTCAGCGGCCGAAAAAACAGTGGTTCTATCGGCAGGCGTTTAAAATAAATACCCGATTAACGTGTTTCGGGGCCGAAGAACTACTGGCTTTGTCGTTCGATAAACAAGCCGACGAACCCAGTCAGCGGTTGCGCGTGGTTCCGCCACTGCTCCGGCAGGAAATTACCGATTTAAAGCCCGTCGACGGTGATTTTCTATTAGCCTACGTTACTCAGCCAGGCCTGAAAACCGAACTACTAAAAGCGCATCAACAGCATCCAACTCTACAAATGGACGCGTTTCATTCTGGAGTTAACGTTCCTGACCAAGTTATTGACGACACGCTTACCTACCATGCTATTGATGGCAAACGTTTTCTGGATTTTATGTCTCGCTGCAAAGCGATCGTAACAACAGCAGGCTTTGAGTCGGTTTGTGAAGCAGCTTATCTGGGTAAACCTGCCCTTATGATTCCGCAACCGAATCATTTCGAACAGGCTTGCAACGCTATTGATGGGCAACGGGCTGGTGTTGGTGTTGCCGCCGATCGGTTTGATCTTGAGCAACTGCTGGCTTATCTGCCTCATCATGATCTGCAGGTTAGCGATCGCTTTCGAAGCTGGTATGCTCAGGGTTACTTTTTGTTTCTGGCAGCACTAAATCGGGCAGCAATGGCTAAAAGTAAGCCTTCGGGTGGTTTCTTCTGGACCCGTATGCGGCACATTCTCCGTTAA
- a CDS encoding cytochrome C oxidase subunit IV family protein: MSDYTHGTHEVGEIPPANTGVIWRTFWILLGITMIEFTLAYFMKAGGLRTSIFVIMTLVKAFYIVGEFMHLKHEVKSLIWAIVVPVIFIIWLLVALLTEGGSIFELR, translated from the coding sequence ATGTCTGATTACACACACGGAACTCATGAGGTGGGCGAAATTCCACCAGCTAATACTGGAGTTATCTGGAGAACGTTCTGGATTCTGCTAGGTATTACAATGATTGAATTTACGCTGGCTTATTTTATGAAGGCTGGTGGGCTTAGAACATCGATCTTCGTTATCATGACGCTGGTGAAAGCGTTCTATATCGTGGGCGAGTTTATGCACCTGAAGCATGAAGTAAAAAGCCTGATCTGGGCAATTGTTGTTCCCGTAATTTTCATCATCTGGTTACTGGTTGCACTATTGACCGAAGGCGGTTCGATTTTTGAATTGCGATAA
- a CDS encoding UDP-2,3-diacylglucosamine diphosphatase, which produces MKSSTQFRTIVLSDIHLGTAGSKAKEATEFLRNYSCQKLILNGDIIDGWQLKQYGTWKKKHTAFFKTVLKQIVHYDTKVIYLRGNHDDFLDQVMPLKVGKNFSIRKDYTLQSGSSKFYVTHGDVFDSITSQMKWLAYLGDLGYTFLLWVNKFYNQYRTWRGLPYYSLSQQIKGRIKQAVSYISDYEQKLMELARARNCDGIICGHIHQPAIRDFDGIIYMNSGDWVESMSALVEDHDGNWSLLYYTSDLDEDDEKVLTNTTGTQIDTELSLQTE; this is translated from the coding sequence ATGAAATCAAGTACACAGTTCCGCACAATTGTGCTCTCTGACATTCATCTCGGCACTGCCGGGTCTAAAGCGAAAGAGGCCACAGAATTTTTGCGAAATTACTCATGCCAGAAACTCATCCTGAATGGCGACATCATTGATGGCTGGCAACTGAAACAGTACGGTACCTGGAAGAAGAAACATACTGCTTTTTTTAAAACGGTTTTAAAACAAATCGTTCATTACGATACAAAAGTTATCTATTTGCGGGGTAATCACGATGATTTTCTGGATCAGGTTATGCCTTTGAAAGTAGGTAAGAATTTTTCGATCCGAAAAGATTACACACTGCAATCAGGCTCCAGCAAGTTCTATGTCACGCATGGCGATGTGTTTGATTCCATCACCTCACAAATGAAGTGGCTGGCCTATCTGGGCGATCTTGGTTACACGTTTCTGCTCTGGGTCAACAAGTTCTATAATCAATACCGAACCTGGCGTGGCTTGCCTTATTACTCGCTCTCGCAGCAAATTAAAGGTCGCATCAAACAAGCTGTCAGCTACATTTCTGATTATGAGCAAAAACTAATGGAACTGGCTCGCGCCCGTAATTGCGATGGTATTATTTGCGGTCATATTCATCAGCCCGCCATTCGCGATTTCGACGGTATTATCTACATGAATTCAGGCGATTGGGTCGAATCGATGAGTGCGCTCGTTGAAGATCATGATGGTAACTGGAGTTTACTCTACTATACCTCGGATCTGGACGAAGACGATGAAAAAGTTCTGACCAATACGACTGGAACGCAAATCGATACCGAATTAAGTCTCCAGACCGAATAA